In the genome of Massilibacillus massiliensis, one region contains:
- the uvrB gene encoding excinuclease ABC subunit UvrB yields MANVPKLQTVYQDGGVPFKVVSEFEPTGDQPKAIEALVGGIENGQEAQVLLGATGTGKTFTIAKTIERVQKPTLVIAHNKTLAAQLASEFKEFFPNNAVEYFVSYYDYYQPEAYIAHTDTYIEKDASINDEIDKLRHSATCSLFERRDVIIVASVSCIYGLGSPEDYHGLVLSIRQGQIYDRDAILRKLVSIQYERNDINFTRGKFRVRGDVVEIFPAGYNERAIRVELFGDEIERILEIDVLTGEIYGERKHITVYPASHYVTSREKMLEAVTAIEAELEERLQYLKANQKLVEAQRLEQRTRYDIEMMLEMGYCSGIENYSKHLTKRETGEAPFTLVNYFPDDFLIVIDESHVTLPQIRAMYAGDRSRKESLVANGFRLPSAFDNRPFKFEEFVKCINQIIYVSATPAKYEMEQANQVVEQIIRPTGLLDPEIDIRPLKGQMDDLLSEIKKRILLKERVLVTTLTKKMAENLTEYLKEMGIKVRYLHSDIVTMERAEIIRDLRAGVFDVLIGINLLREGLDLPEVSLVAILDADKEGFLRSDTSLIQTIGRAARNVQGRVIMYADHMTDSMKRAIGETDRRREVQRAYNEAHGITPRTVQKRIKDLIQTTKVAEGAVEYKTKSNINMSDQEKQELMTTLEKEMREASRKLEFERAANLRDMIVELKMSLPAKMTTKKSNRKKK; encoded by the coding sequence ATGGCGAATGTCCCAAAATTACAGACTGTGTATCAAGATGGCGGTGTACCGTTTAAAGTCGTATCGGAATTTGAACCGACTGGTGATCAGCCGAAGGCGATTGAAGCGCTTGTAGGTGGTATAGAAAATGGACAAGAAGCACAGGTTTTACTCGGTGCCACGGGAACCGGTAAAACTTTTACGATTGCAAAAACAATTGAACGTGTACAGAAACCTACTTTGGTTATTGCACATAATAAAACGCTTGCAGCACAGCTTGCCAGTGAGTTTAAAGAATTTTTTCCGAATAATGCAGTGGAATATTTTGTGAGTTATTATGATTATTATCAACCGGAAGCGTATATTGCGCATACGGATACGTATATTGAGAAAGATGCATCCATTAATGATGAAATCGATAAATTACGCCACTCGGCGACTTGTTCTTTATTTGAACGTCGCGATGTAATTATTGTTGCGAGTGTTTCTTGTATTTACGGGTTAGGATCACCGGAGGATTATCATGGATTGGTCTTATCAATCAGACAGGGACAGATTTATGATCGTGATGCGATTTTACGTAAGTTGGTCAGCATTCAATATGAACGAAATGATATAAATTTTACGCGCGGAAAATTTCGTGTACGTGGTGATGTTGTCGAAATTTTTCCGGCCGGTTATAATGAACGGGCAATTCGTGTGGAGTTGTTTGGTGATGAGATTGAACGCATCTTGGAAATTGATGTATTAACGGGAGAAATCTATGGTGAGCGCAAGCACATTACGGTCTATCCGGCATCTCACTATGTAACATCAAGAGAAAAAATGCTGGAAGCAGTAACTGCGATCGAGGCGGAATTAGAAGAAAGACTCCAGTATTTAAAAGCAAATCAAAAATTGGTAGAAGCACAGCGACTAGAACAGCGAACGCGCTATGATATTGAAATGATGCTGGAGATGGGATATTGCTCAGGTATTGAAAACTATTCAAAACATTTGACAAAAAGAGAGACAGGAGAAGCACCATTTACCTTGGTGAATTATTTTCCCGATGATTTTCTGATTGTGATCGATGAATCGCATGTAACTTTACCACAGATCAGGGCAATGTATGCAGGGGATCGCTCACGGAAGGAATCTCTAGTGGCGAATGGGTTTCGTTTGCCGTCTGCTTTTGATAACAGACCGTTTAAATTTGAGGAATTTGTAAAATGTATCAACCAGATTATTTACGTTTCGGCAACGCCGGCTAAATATGAGATGGAACAGGCAAATCAAGTTGTAGAACAGATCATCAGACCAACAGGGCTCTTGGATCCGGAAATCGATATACGTCCCTTGAAAGGGCAGATGGATGATCTATTAAGTGAAATAAAAAAACGAATTTTGTTAAAAGAACGCGTGTTAGTTACGACCTTGACTAAAAAAATGGCGGAGAATTTAACAGAGTATTTAAAAGAAATGGGGATTAAAGTTCGTTATCTGCATTCCGATATTGTTACGATGGAACGGGCAGAAATTATTCGTGATTTGCGTGCAGGGGTATTTGATGTACTGATTGGAATTAATTTATTGCGTGAAGGATTGGATTTGCCGGAAGTTTCTTTGGTGGCGATTTTGGATGCTGATAAAGAGGGCTTTCTGCGTTCGGATACTTCCCTGATTCAGACGATTGGACGGGCGGCACGTAATGTACAAGGCAGAGTTATCATGTACGCCGATCATATGACAGATTCGATGAAGCGGGCGATAGGGGAAACGGATCGTCGCCGTGAAGTGCAAAGAGCGTATAATGAAGCACATGGAATTACACCGCGTACTGTGCAAAAACGTATCAAGGATTTGATTCAAACAACGAAAGTTGCAGAAGGCGCAGTCGAGTATAAAACAAAATCGAATATCAATATGTCTGATCAGGAAAAGCAAGAATTGATGACTACGCTGGAAAAAGAAATGCGCGAGGCTTCACGCAAGTTAGAATTTGAACGTGCCGCTAATTTGCGGGATATGATTGTCGAATTAAAAATGAGTTTACCAGCAAAAATGACAACGAAAAAATCAAACCGCAAGAAGAAATGA